Proteins from a single region of Scytonema millei VB511283:
- a CDS encoding histone deacetylase family protein yields MDLPLVYHSDYVVPLPDTHRFPMPKFQLLYELLIADGVAYPEQFQIPERPSQKWIELVHVPEYVQAYCNGTLDAKAQRRIGLPWSPALANRTCVAVGGTVLTAKLALECGLACNTAGGTHHAFPSYGSGFCIFNDLAIATRVLQELNLVRKVLIVDLDVHQGDGTAFIFQNDPSVFTFSMHCEINFPGTKQKSDLDVPLPEGMEDDEYLQTLAQYLPDLLSRIQPDLVLYDAGVDPHIGDRLGKLALTNTGLFRRDMQVLSTCVAAGYPVACVIGGGYAEDMESLVYRHSLVHRAASEVFHQYRL; encoded by the coding sequence ATGGATTTACCCCTGGTCTATCACTCCGATTACGTCGTTCCCTTACCCGATACTCATCGCTTTCCCATGCCGAAGTTTCAGTTGCTTTACGAGTTACTGATAGCTGATGGCGTAGCATATCCAGAACAATTTCAGATTCCCGAACGTCCGTCGCAGAAGTGGATTGAGTTGGTACACGTACCGGAATACGTCCAAGCATACTGTAATGGAACATTAGATGCTAAAGCACAAAGGCGAATTGGCTTACCTTGGAGTCCAGCTTTAGCCAACCGTACTTGTGTTGCAGTCGGGGGAACTGTTTTAACCGCCAAGTTAGCGTTAGAGTGCGGATTAGCTTGCAATACAGCAGGAGGAACCCATCATGCTTTTCCCAGTTATGGTTCTGGTTTCTGTATTTTTAACGATTTGGCGATCGCCACTCGTGTATTACAAGAATTAAATCTCGTTCGCAAAGTTTTGATTGTAGATTTAGACGTACATCAAGGCGATGGTACGGCTTTTATCTTTCAAAATGACCCCAGCGTGTTTACGTTCTCAATGCATTGCGAAATTAACTTTCCTGGGACAAAACAGAAAAGCGATTTAGATGTGCCTTTACCCGAAGGCATGGAAGACGATGAATATTTACAAACTCTTGCTCAATATTTACCAGATTTACTATCAAGGATTCAGCCAGACCTAGTATTATATGATGCCGGAGTCGATCCGCATATAGGCGATCGCTTGGGGAAATTAGCTTTAACCAATACTGGTTTATTTCGCCGCGACATGCAAGTTTTGAGTACCTGCGTTGCGGCTGGCTATCCTGTCGCCTGCGTCATTGGTGGCGGGTATGCAGAAGATATGGAATCTCTCGTTTACCGTCATTCCCTCGTCCACCGCGCCGCTAGCGAGGTGTTTCATCAATATCGGCTGTAG
- a CDS encoding NUDIX domain-containing protein — MAYRNPVPTVDVIIELIDRPQRPIVLIERHNPPYGWAIPGGFIDYGELAELAARREAEEEIGLQVELIEQFHVYSDPNRDPRQHTLSVVFIATATGEPKAGDDAKGVGIFESWQVPTNLCFDHDRILRDYWRYRHYNIRPLLTSE; from the coding sequence ATGGCTTACCGCAATCCCGTTCCTACAGTTGACGTTATCATCGAATTAATTGACCGACCGCAGCGACCGATTGTCTTAATCGAGCGCCATAATCCTCCTTACGGTTGGGCGATCCCTGGCGGTTTTATTGATTATGGCGAGTTAGCAGAACTAGCCGCACGTCGAGAAGCTGAAGAAGAAATTGGCTTGCAGGTAGAATTAATCGAACAGTTCCACGTTTATTCCGATCCCAACCGCGATCCGCGCCAGCATACGTTAAGCGTAGTATTCATTGCTACGGCGACAGGCGAACCCAAAGCTGGAGATGATGCTAAGGGTGTTGGCATTTTTGAATCTTGGCAAGTCCCTACGAACTTATGCTTCGATCACGATCGCATCTTGCGCGATTATTGGCGTTACCGTCATTACAATATTCGTCCCTTGTTAACGAGTGAGTAG
- a CDS encoding DUF2382 domain-containing protein yields the protein MALHKLEDFDTNYQDSFDGDDIKNYEVYSDRDNEKVGTVKNILVDEDGRFRYLVVDTGFWIFGKQVLLPVGRSRIDQNQRHVYAVGFTKEQAESLPEFSDDLKIDDAYEERVRGVYRDRPLESSAALGSTAPAAKTVNSDRSTYNYQQEPDLYDMNQPDRQSLKLYEERLIANKTRRKAGEVSVGKRVETETERVSVPVEKERVVVERVTPNDAGRPAAPGEANFREGEAARMEIYEETPDIRKEAVLREEVRVRKETDREMVNAEETVRREELDLDASGRPIVDKNDPNYHQ from the coding sequence ATGGCTCTTCACAAACTTGAGGACTTTGATACTAATTATCAAGATTCTTTTGACGGCGACGATATTAAAAATTATGAAGTTTATTCAGATAGAGATAATGAAAAAGTAGGCACTGTCAAGAATATCTTGGTCGATGAAGATGGTCGTTTTCGTTATTTAGTTGTTGACACTGGCTTTTGGATTTTTGGTAAACAGGTCTTACTACCAGTGGGACGTTCTCGCATTGACCAAAACCAGCGACACGTTTATGCAGTTGGCTTTACCAAAGAGCAAGCGGAAAGCTTACCAGAGTTTAGCGACGATCTGAAAATTGATGACGCATATGAAGAACGGGTGCGAGGAGTTTATCGCGATCGCCCCCTAGAATCATCAGCAGCATTAGGTTCGACAGCTCCAGCAGCAAAAACAGTTAATTCCGATCGCAGCACTTACAATTATCAGCAAGAGCCAGATCTGTACGATATGAACCAGCCAGATCGTCAATCGCTCAAGCTGTATGAAGAAAGGCTGATTGCGAATAAAACCCGTCGTAAAGCCGGAGAAGTTTCCGTAGGCAAGCGCGTTGAAACTGAAACAGAAAGAGTTTCAGTTCCAGTAGAAAAAGAACGAGTTGTGGTCGAGCGCGTCACGCCAAATGATGCTGGTAGACCAGCTGCTCCAGGAGAAGCAAACTTCCGCGAAGGTGAAGCTGCACGTATGGAGATTTATGAAGAAACTCCCGACATTCGTAAGGAAGCTGTTTTACGTGAAGAAGTCAGAGTTAGAAAGGAAACCGATCGCGAAATGGTCAACGCCGAAGAAACAGTGCGGCGAGAAGAACTCGATTTGGATGCTTCGGGTCGTCCGATTGTAGATAAGAACGATCCTAACTACCACCAATAG
- a CDS encoding RidA family protein, with amino-acid sequence MTRKIIRTDAAPAPVGPYNQAIAASGQMVFVAGQIPLDPQSGEIIGTGDVTAQTKQVMANLEAILAAAGAKFQDVVKTTVFLKDMNDFAAMNGVYAQYFDEANAPARACVQVSRLPKDVLVEIECIAAIGA; translated from the coding sequence ATGACTCGCAAAATCATCCGTACCGATGCCGCACCCGCACCCGTGGGACCATATAATCAAGCGATTGCGGCTAGCGGACAAATGGTATTTGTCGCTGGGCAAATTCCCCTCGATCCTCAGAGTGGGGAAATTATCGGTACGGGGGATGTAACTGCCCAGACGAAGCAAGTGATGGCAAATTTAGAGGCAATTCTCGCCGCAGCAGGAGCAAAGTTTCAGGATGTGGTGAAGACAACCGTATTCTTAAAAGATATGAATGATTTTGCGGCGATGAATGGGGTTTATGCTCAATATTTTGATGAAGCAAATGCCCCAGCGCGTGCTTGCGTGCAAGTATCGCGGTTGCCGAAAGATGTGTTAGTGGAGATTGAGTGTATTGCGGCGATCGGTGCTTAA
- a CDS encoding glutathione S-transferase family protein, whose translation MSADNQNVTASKPKQKGKSLPPKLIIWLGKFVWTTLWQLMMSQLAPRGKSGEYLRPSSQFRDSIGIDSPYPPATGRYQLFVGLSCPWAHRTLAIRSLKGLEDAISVAIATPDPIQGGWVLPQQEEGCRSLAELYQLAKPGYQGRCTVPVLWDKQTKAIVNNESAEIIVIFNNALNEFAQQPKLDLYPEDLREKIDWWNEKIYHTVNNGVYRCGLAQTQAAYLEACNELFATLDEIDVVLANSRYLCGDCVTLADIRLFTTLFRFDVAYYGIFKCNRRRIQDYHHLGAYLRDLYQLPGVADTCDLESVKQDYYGNLFPLNPGGIIPAGPDMSSLLVPHGRENIGKS comes from the coding sequence ATGAGCGCTGATAACCAAAATGTAACTGCTTCCAAACCCAAGCAGAAGGGGAAATCTTTACCACCCAAGTTAATTATCTGGTTGGGCAAATTTGTTTGGACGACACTTTGGCAGTTGATGATGTCGCAGCTTGCACCCCGTGGTAAATCGGGAGAATATCTTCGTCCTAGCAGTCAGTTTCGCGACTCTATTGGTATAGACAGTCCTTACCCACCAGCAACAGGACGCTACCAACTTTTCGTCGGACTTAGTTGCCCTTGGGCGCATAGAACGCTCGCGATCCGATCGCTCAAGGGTTTAGAAGATGCCATCTCAGTGGCGATCGCCACACCCGATCCAATTCAAGGCGGTTGGGTACTACCTCAGCAAGAAGAAGGCTGTCGCAGCTTAGCAGAGTTGTATCAGTTGGCAAAACCAGGATATCAAGGACGCTGTACGGTTCCCGTCTTATGGGATAAACAAACAAAGGCGATCGTCAATAACGAGAGCGCGGAAATTATTGTCATTTTCAATAATGCCTTGAACGAGTTTGCTCAGCAGCCAAAATTAGATCTTTATCCTGAAGATTTGCGAGAAAAGATTGACTGGTGGAATGAAAAAATCTATCATACTGTCAATAATGGGGTATATCGTTGCGGTTTGGCTCAGACACAAGCGGCATACTTAGAAGCTTGCAACGAATTATTTGCGACTTTGGACGAAATTGATGTAGTCTTGGCAAACAGTCGGTATCTGTGCGGCGATTGCGTAACTCTAGCAGACATCCGGCTATTTACCACCTTATTTCGGTTTGATGTTGCCTACTACGGCATATTTAAGTGCAACCGCCGCCGCATTCAAGATTATCACCATTTAGGAGCGTATCTGCGTGATTTGTATCAATTACCTGGGGTAGCTGATACTTGCGATTTAGAAAGTGTCAAGCAAGATTACTACGGCAATCTATTTCCCTTAAATCCTGGTGGGATTATTCCCGCAGGTCCAGATATGTCAAGCTTACTTGTACCGCATGGGAGAGAAAATATAGGGAAGTCATAA